In Aphelocoma coerulescens isolate FSJ_1873_10779 chromosome 23, UR_Acoe_1.0, whole genome shotgun sequence, a genomic segment contains:
- the MYCBP gene encoding C-Myc-binding protein encodes MAHYKAADSKREQFRQYLEKSGVLDMLTKVLVALYEEPEKPDSALDFLKHHLGASAPENPEIEALRLEVAEMKEKYEAVMEENKKLKIKLAQYEPPQDEKHGE; translated from the exons ATGGCGCACTACAAG GCCGCGGACTCTAAGCGGGAGCAGTTCCGCCAGTACTTGGAGAAGTCGGGAGTGCTGGACATGCTCACCAAGG TGTTGGTAGCCTTATATGAAGAGCCAGAGAAACCAGATAGTGCACTGGA TTTTCTGAAGCATCATCTGGGAGCTTCAGCTCCTGAGAATCCGGAAATAGAGGCACTTCGCTTGGAAGTGgcagagatgaaagaaaaatatgaagctgtgatggaagaaaataaaaaactgaaAATCAAG CTGGCTCAATATGAACCACCTCAAGATGAGAAGCATGGTGAATAA
- the RRAGC gene encoding ras-related GTP-binding protein C codes for MALQFGGAGGPGTAEEPALVGGSFGAADSFPKDFGYGEEEEEAELEGGPGPGGPGGGAGGPGGGAGGADSKPRILLMGLRRSGKSSIQKVVFHKMSPNETLFLESTNKIYKDDISNSSFVNFQIWDFPGQMDFFDPTFDYEMIFRGTGALIYVIDAQDDYMEALTRLHITVSKAYKVNPEMNFEVFIHKVDGLSDDHKIETQRDIHQRANDDLTDAGLEKLHLSFYLTSIYDHSIFEAFSKVVQKLIPQLPTLENLLNIFISNSGIEKAFLFDVVSKIYIATDSSPVDMQSYELCCDMIDVVIDVSCIYGLKEDGTGSAYDKESMAIIKLNNTTVLYLKEVTKFLALVCILREESFERKGLIDYNFHCFRKAIHEVFEVGVASHRICNHQSSTSNMKAVTHNGTPRNAV; via the exons ATGGCGCTGCAGttcggcggggcgggcgggccaGGCACAGCTGAGGAGCCGGCGTTGGTGGGGGGGAGCTTCGGGGCTGCGGATTCGTTCCCCAAGGACTTCGGCtacggggaggaggaggaggaggcggagctGGAGGGAGGCCCAGGGCCCGGTGGgcccgggggcggcgcgggcgggcctggcggcggcgcgggcggggcaGACTCCAAGCCGCGGATTCTGCTCATGGGGCTGCGGCGCAGCGGGAAGTCTTCCATCCAGAAG GTGGTGTTTCACAAAATGTCTCCCAATGAGACTCTGTTCTTGGAAAGTACCAACAAAATCTACAAGGATGATATTTCCAACAGTTCATTTGTGAACTTCCAGATATGGGATTTTCCTGGACAGATGGACTTTTTTGATCCAACATTTGATTATGAGATGATCTTCAGAGGAACAGGTGCTCTAATATATGTTATTGATGCCCAG GATGACTACATGGAAGCTTTAACAAGACTCCACATTACAGTTTCAAAAGCCTACAAAGTCAACCCAGAAATGAACTTTGAAGTTTTTATTCATAAAGTTGATGGTTTATCAGATGACCATAAAATAGAAACGCAGAGGGATATTCATCAGAGGGCTAATGATGATCTTACGGATGCTGGGCTTGAAAAACTTCACCTTAG CTTTTATTTGACCAGTATCTATGACCATTCAATATTTGAAGCCTTCAGTAAAGTGGTACAGAAGCTCATTCCGCAACTGCCAACCCTGGAAAATCTACTTAATATCTTCATATCA aACTCAGGCATTGAAAAAGCTTTTCTCTTCGATGTAGTCAGCAAAATCTACATTGCAACAGACAGTTCCCCTGTGGACATGCAGTCATATGAGTTGTGCTGTGACATGATTGATGTAGTGATAGATGTTTCCTGTATATATGG GTTAAAAGAAGATGGCACTGGAAGTGCTTATGATAAAGAGTCAATGGCAATTATCAAGCTCAATAACACAACAGTCCTATACTTAAAGGAAGTAACAAAGTTTTTGGCATTAGTTTGCATTCTTAGAGAAGAGAGTTTTGAGCGCAAAG GTTTGATAGACTACAATTTTCATTGCTTCCGCAAAGCCATTCATGAAGTTTTTGAAGTAGGTGTTGCCTCCCACAGGATCTGCAACCATCAATCGAGCACCTCAAATATGAAAGCAGTGACTCACAATGGCACACCTAGGAATGCAGTCTAG